Proteins found in one Pseudomonadota bacterium genomic segment:
- a CDS encoding LLM class flavin-dependent oxidoreductase — protein MPRPGRPSAPLEAEVMARSLKFGLVMPPIFPPRMQVNLARAFEWMGFDSLWFTDHLTYPDFMPSPDPWSIIAACAAQTRRIEFGTAVSDPHRQHPAAFAHRLATLDQLSKGRITLGLGTGEVMNLDPFGIPWDRRLKRLQEAVTVMRGLLDSDAPFDFEGEIFQIKHARLSVRPYKGRHLPFFLAALGPKAQAFAGRVADGWVPTTLPAEYYADYFSGIARSARENGRDPARIHRCAMMTVALADRKAPVLALMRDHALGLVWPPVAERMGLTWDAPAEAGDISYAAVNPHDPESLRRFTLRQNSMPDEILERFVFIGDVKKIRKSIGEYVDAGVDHFHLTNASLDPTAILTLATDIVPYFRGRSAPPSVFVISRAAQQVRRMGLIKDADPQKAMAWLKAQQ, from the coding sequence ATGCCGCGACCCGGACGGCCGTCTGCTCCTCTGGAGGCTGAAGTCATGGCTCGCTCGCTCAAGTTCGGTCTGGTGATGCCCCCCATCTTCCCGCCGCGCATGCAGGTCAATCTCGCGCGGGCATTCGAGTGGATGGGCTTCGATTCGCTCTGGTTCACCGATCATCTGACCTATCCCGATTTCATGCCGTCTCCCGACCCGTGGAGCATCATCGCGGCCTGCGCGGCCCAGACCCGTCGCATCGAGTTCGGAACGGCGGTCTCTGATCCGCACCGCCAGCATCCCGCTGCATTTGCCCACCGCCTGGCCACCCTTGACCAGCTCTCGAAGGGGCGCATCACGCTGGGGCTGGGCACGGGTGAGGTGATGAACCTCGACCCCTTCGGCATCCCCTGGGACCGCCGCCTCAAGCGGCTTCAGGAAGCCGTCACCGTGATGCGCGGCCTGCTCGACAGCGATGCCCCCTTTGATTTCGAGGGCGAGATCTTCCAGATCAAGCACGCGCGTCTCTCGGTCAGGCCCTACAAGGGCCGTCATCTCCCCTTCTTCCTCGCCGCCCTCGGGCCCAAGGCGCAGGCCTTCGCGGGCCGCGTGGCTGACGGGTGGGTCCCCACCACGCTGCCGGCCGAGTACTACGCCGACTACTTCTCTGGCATCGCCCGCTCGGCCCGAGAGAACGGCCGTGACCCGGCGCGCATCCATCGCTGCGCCATGATGACGGTGGCGCTGGCCGATCGCAAGGCGCCGGTGCTCGCGCTCATGCGTGACCATGCCCTCGGGCTTGTGTGGCCGCCGGTGGCCGAGCGCATGGGGCTCACCTGGGATGCACCCGCCGAGGCGGGAGACATCAGCTATGCCGCCGTGAACCCTCACGACCCCGAGAGCCTGCGCCGGTTCACGCTCAGGCAGAACAGCATGCCAGACGAGATTCTCGAGCGCTTCGTCTTCATCGGCGACGTGAAGAAGATACGCAAGAGCATCGGCGAGTACGTCGATGCCGGCGTCGATCACTTCCATCTCACCAACGCCAGTCTCGACCCCACGGCCATTCTCACCCTGGCCACCGATATCGTGCCGTACTTCCGCGGGCGCAGCGCGCCTCCGAGCGTGTTCGTGATCAGTCGCGCTGCCCAGCAGGTGAGGCGCATGGGACTCATCAAGGATGCTGACCCGCAGAAGGCCATGGCCTGGCTGAAGGCCCAGCAGTGA